A stretch of the Oncorhynchus mykiss isolate Arlee chromosome 23, USDA_OmykA_1.1, whole genome shotgun sequence genome encodes the following:
- the LOC110513996 gene encoding exportin-1 isoform X3, producing the protein MENSQNAPLVHATLETLLRFLNWIPLGYIFETKLISTLVYKFLNVPMFRNVTLKCLTEIAGVSVSQYEEQFVNLFTLTMCQLKQMLPLNTNIRLAYSNGKDDEQNFIQNLSLFLCTFLKEHGQLIEKRPNLRETLMEALHYMLLVSEVEETEIFKICLEYWNHLAAELYRESPFSTSTSPLLSGSQHFDVPPRRQLYLPVLSKVRLLMVSRMAKPEEVLVVENDQGEVVREFMKDTDSINLYKNMRETLVYLTHLDYADTERIMTEKLHNQVNGTEWSWKNLNTLCWAIGSISGAMHEEDEKRFLVTVIKDLLGLCEQKRGKDNKAIIASNIMYIVGQYPRFLRAHWKFLKTVVNKLFEFMHETHDGVQDMACDTFIKIAQKCRRHFVQVQVGEVMPFIDEILNNINTIICDLQPQQVHTFYEAVGYMIGAQTDQAVQEHIIEKYMLLPNQVWDSIIQQATKNVDILKDPETVKQLGSILKTNVRACKAVGHPFVIQLGRIYLDMLNVYKCLSENISAAIQTNGEMVTKQPLIRSMRTVKRETLKLISGWVSRSSDPQMVGENFVPPLLDAVLIDYQRNVPAAREPEVLSTMATIVNKLGGHITGEIPQIFDAVFECTLNMINKDFEEYPEHRTHFFYLLQAVNSHCFPAFLAIPPAQFKLVLDSIIWAFKHTMRNVADTGLQILYTLLQNVTQEEAAAQSFYQTYFCDILQHIFSVVTDTSHTAGLTMHASILTYMFNLVEEGKINTQLNPSNPGNNQVFIQEYVANLLKTAFPHLQDAQVKVFVTGLFSLNQDIAAFKEHLRDFLVQIKEFAGEDTTDLFLEEREASLRQAQEEKHKLQMSVPGILNPHEIPEEMCD; encoded by the exons ATG GAGAATTCCCAGAATGCACCACTGGTCCACGCCACTCTAGAAACGCTGCTGAGGTTTCTCAATTGGATTCCTCTGGGGTACATTTTCGAGACCAAACTCATCAGCACACTCGTCTACAAG TTCCTGAACGTGCCGATGTTCCGCAACGTGACGTTGAAGTGTCTGACGGAGATCGCCGGCGTCAGTGTCAGCCAATACGAGGAGCAGTTTGTCAACCTCTTCACGCTCACCATGTGTCAACTcaaacag ATGCTTCCCCTGAACACCAACATTCGTCTGGCGTATTCCAACGGTAAGGATGACGAGCAGAACTTCATCCAGAACCTCAGCCTGTTCCTCTGCACCTTCCTGAAGGAGCACGGTCAGCTCATCGAGAAGAGGCCCAACCTCCGAGAGACACTGATGGAG gctcTCCACTACATGCTGCTGGTGTCTGAGGTGGAGGAGACAGAGATCTTTAAGATCTGTCTGGAGTACTGGAACCACCTGGCTGCAGAGCTTTACAGGGAGAGTcccttctccacctccacctcccccctGCTGTCTGGATCACAACACTTTGATGTCCCTCCTCGCAGACAGCTCTACCTTCCTGTACTCTCCAAG GTGCGTCTGCTGATGGTGAGCCGCATGGCCAAGCCGGAGGAGGTGCTGGTGGTGGAGAACGACCAGGGAGAGGTGGTACGAGAGTTCATGAAGGACACAGACTCCATCAACCTCTACAAGAACATGAGAGAGACACTGG TGTACCTGACCCATCTGGACTATGCAGACACGGAGCGTATAATGACAGAGAAGCTTCATAACCAGGTGAACGGAACAGAGTGGTCCTGGAAGAACCTCAACACACTGTGCTGGGCTATAGGGTCCATCAGTGGAGCCATGCACGAAGAGGACGAGAAGAGGTTCCTGGTCACCGTCATCAAG gatctGCTGGGTCTATGTGAACAGAAGAGGGGAAAGGACAATAAGGCCATCATTGCCTCCAATATCATGTACATCGTGGGCCAGTACCCTCGCTTCCTCAGAGCCCACTGGAAGTTCCTCAAGACCGTCGTCAATAAACTCTTTGAGTTCATGCACG agACCCATGATGGGGTACAGGATATGGCGTGTGACACTTTCATCAAGATCGCCCAGAAGTGCCGTCGCCATTTTGTCCAGGTGCAGGTGGGCGAGGTGATGCCCTTCATCGACGAGATCCTCAacaacatcaacaccatcatctgtGACCTGCAGccacagcag GTCCATACGTTCTACGAGGCCGTGGGGTACATGATCGGAGCCCAGACAGACCAGGCAGTACAAGAGCATATCATAGAGAAATACATGTTACTGCCTAACCAGGTGTGGGACAGCATCATTCAACAGGCCACCAAG AACGTGGACATTCTGAAGGACCCAGAGACGGTGAAGCAGCTCGGCAGCATCCTGAAGACCAACGTCCGGGCCTGTAAGGCCGTGGGACACCCCTTCGTTATCCAGTTAGGACGCATTTATCTGGACATGCTCAACGTCTACAAGTGCCTGAGCGAAAACATCTCCGCAGCCATCCAGACCAACG GAGAGATGGTGACGAAACAGCCCCTGATCAGAAGTATGAGGACGGTGAAAAGAGAGACGCTCAAACTCATCTCCGGCTGGGTTAGCAGATCCAGCGATCCACAGATG GTGGGGGAGAACTTTGTTCCGCCACTGCTCGACGCCGTTCTCATCGACTACCAGCGCAACGTCCCCGCCGCCCGGGAGCCCGAGGTCCTCAGCACCATGGCAACCATCGTCAACAAGCTGGGCGGACACATCACCGGGGAGATCCCGCAGATCTTCGATGCCGTGTTCGAATGCACGCTCAACATGATCAATAAA gactTTGAGGAGTACCCGGAACACAGGACTCATTTCTTCTACCTGCTGCAGGCGGTCAACTCCCATTGTTTCCCAGCATTCCTGGCCATCCCTCCGGCCCAGTTCAAACTGGTGCTGGACTCCATCATCTGGGCCTTCAAACACACCATGAGGAACGTGGCCGACACAG GTCTTCAGATCCTCTACACTCTACTGCAGAACGTGACCCAGGAAGAGGCTGCAGCACAGAGCTTCTACCAGACATACTTCTGTGACATCCTCCAACACATCTTCTCTGTGGTCACTGACACATCACACACTGCTG GCCTGACGATGCATGCCTCCATCCTGACCTACATGTTTAACCTGGTGGAGGAAGGGAAGATCAACACCCAGCTCAACCCCTCCAACCCCGGCAACAACCAGGTCTTCATACAGGAGTACGTGGCCAACCTGCTCAAAACTGCTTTCCCACATCTACAGGA TGCCCAGGTCAAGGTGTTCGTAACAGGACTGTTCAGTCTAAACCAGGACATTGCAGCCTTCAA